The genomic stretch CATAAGTAAAAAAATTGAAGAAGATGGTGGAAACTCTTTTACAGATTTTCAATTACCAGAGGCTATAATTAAATTTAAGCAAGGAGTTGGTAGATTAATAAGAAAGAAGACAGATAGTGGAAATATTTTTATCTTAGACAGTAGAATATTGAAAAAAAGGTACGGTTCTCTTTTTATAAATGCCTTACCTAGTCAAAAAAATATTAAAATATTAGAAAAAGATGATATAATAGAAGAAATTGAATAAGGAAAAAGGGGAAATTTATGAAAAAGTTTACTATATTTGGATTTAAGTTTCTTTTTGATATTAAGAAAAAAGATAGTTCAGATGAAGAAAAATACTCAGATGTTTATTTTCTAAAAGAAAAAGTATTTTATTTAATATTAGCATTATTTTTGATTACTATTTCATCAAAAATACCTATACTTTTTAGAAATAATAACTATATGATAGGAGATGTTGTAAAGTCAGATATTTATTCTCCAAAAACAATTGTGTTTAGAGATAAAATTGGAAAAGATAAGATAATTCAAGATATGATAGATCGTTTAGATAAAGATTATATTTATTCTAGTGATGCTGCTGATATCTATAAAGAAGAATTTGATAATTTTCATAAAGAAATTATAGCAATAAAAAAAGGCAATTTAAAATCTTTTGATTATAGTGGTTTTGAAAGAAAAACTGGTAAGGTTATGCCTGAAAACATTATAAATAAATTGTTAGAAGAAGATGAAGAAAAGATTGATGATATGTTTTCAAAATTAGCAGTTCAACTTGAAAATGCTTATAAAGCTGGTATTTACAAAGAAAAAAATTCAATTCGTATAAGTGAACCTGCTAAAACAGATATTGAGGCATTAGAGCCTTTTGAAAAAGAAATTATCAATAATTTCTTAATTCCAAATTATATTTATGATGAAGCTAAGACTAAAAATACTATAAATGAAAAAGTTTCACAAATACATGATCAGTATATTGAAATAAAAGCAGGAACTTTAATAGCTAAAACAGGAGAAATTTTAACTGCTAGAAAAATAGATATTTTAGATAAATTGGGTATCTATAATTATAAGATGAGTATTTTTATAATTGCATTAAATTTAATATTCTTATTAGTTATTTCAAGTATATTTAATGTTGTAATAGTTAAGTTTTATAGTAGAGAAATATTAGAAAAGAATAAATATAAGTCAATTATGTTATTAACAATAGGAACTTTACTAGTATTTAGATTAGTTCCTAACTCAATGATATATATATTACCATTAGATACAATGCTTTTACTTTTATTATTTATTGTAAAACCAAGATTTAGTGTCTTTTTAACTATGATAGTTATTTCATTTATGTTACCAATAACAGACTATGATTTAAAATACTTTACAATTCAGTCAATAGCAGTTTTTGCAACTGGATTTTTAAGTAAAAATATAAGTACTCGTTCTTCTGTTATTGCAATAGGTATACAACTTGCAATATTAAAAATATTATTATATTTAATTTTAAGTTTCTTCTCTGTTGAAGAAAGTTATGGAGTGGCTTTAAATACTATTCAAATATTTATTTCAGGTTTATTCTCTGGAATGTTTGCAATAGCATTACTTCCGTATTTTGAAAGAACATTTAATATATTGACAGTATTTAAACTTATGGAATTGGCTGATTTATCTCATCCACTTTTAAGAAAATTATCAATAGAAGCTCCAGGAACTTTTCAACATTCTATGATGGTTGCAACACTTTCTGAAAATGCTGTTATTGAAATTGGAGGAGATCCTATATTTACCCGTGTAGCTTGTTATTATCATGATATAGGAAAAACAAAAAGACCGCAATATTATGTAGAAAATCAATCTGATGGTAAAAATTTACATAATGATATATCTCCTTTCATGAGTAAAATGATAATTTTAGCTCATACAAGAGAGGGAGCTGAAATGGGTAAAAAATATAAAATTCCTAAGGAAATTAGAAATATTATGTTTGAACACCAAGGAACAACATTACTTGCTTATTTCTACAATAAAGCTAAAGAGATTGATCAAAATGTTCCAGAAGAAGAATTTAGATATTCAGGTCCTAAACCACAAACAAAAGAACCAGCAGTTATATTACTTGCTGACTCAATAGAGGCTGCTGTTAGATCACTTGATGTAAAAGATCCTGTAAAGGTAGAACAAATGGTTAGAAAAATAGTAGATTCAAAGATAAGAGATAATCAATTATCAGATGCTAATATTACATTTAAGGAAGTGGAAATAATAGTAAATTCTTTCCTAAAAACTTTTGGTGCTATTTATCATGAAAGAATAAAATATCCAGGACAAAAATAAAAAGGAAGAAAAATATGGAATTAATTATTGATTTTAGTTCAGATTTACAAAATGAAAAGTATGATATGTTTATAGATACACTTTATGAAAATAATCATCTTGAAAATTATATAAAAAAAGTTTTAGAAATAGAAGAAATTGAGTCTGATAGGCCACTGTATCTATCACTTCTATTGACAAACAATGAAAATATTCAAATAATAAATCGTGAATATAGAGATAAAGATGCTCCTACTGATGTAATTTCTTTTGCATATCATGAAACAGAAGATTTTAATGTTGGACCTTATGATACTTTGGGTGATATTATTATTTCCTTAGAAAGAGTTGAAGAGCAATCAAGTGAATATAACCATTCATTTGAAAGAGAATTTTACTATGTTTTAACACATGGAATTTTACATATTTTAGGTTATGACCATATTGAGGAAGAAGATAAAAAAATTATGAGAGAAAGAGAAGAAGCTATACTTTCTTCATTTGGATATACTAGAGATAAATAAAATTATTTATTAAATTTAGAGAATTTTTTTGAGAATAAAATCTTGAAGAGATTCTCTTTTTTTATAAAAAAAGATTGTTGTAATTATTACAACAACCTTATTTCTATATAAATATTTTTAATAGTCATATTTTGGACCTGACCAATAGATATTTTCTTTCTCAACAGTTTCTTTTGGTAAATTTACATCTTTTAAAGCCCATTTTCTAAATTCATGGAAACCTGTTCTATCAACTATATATCCAATATGTTCCTTTCCATTAGGAGCATCTTTAGCTATATATTCTTTAACATATTGATAAGTGTTTTCAATAATTTTAACTATACTATCCTCATCTACCCATCTTAACCAATCTTCAGCAAGTCTAGGATTTTTCTTTCCAGTTCTACCCATAATCATAAGTTTATAATATTTTTTAGGGCTTCTTGTCCAAGCTGACATAGAACAATTTATAACACATTCTCCACAACCTATACATTTATTTTCATCTCTAATAATTTTATTATTTTCCATTCTTAGAGCTTCAACTGATATTTTTTTACATTTCTTTACACAAGCATTACAGGCTACACATCTATCCATTTCATATTCAGGTAGACAAGTTCCAATTATTCCAAAGTCATGCATTCTTGCTTTTATACAATCATTAGGGCAACCTGTTAAAGCTACTTTAAAATGTAAATCATTAGGGAATATTGCTTTTTCAATTCTTCTAGCAAATTCAGTTGTATTATATTGAGCTTTAGGACAAACTTTATTTCCTATACATGCAGAGACATTTCTTGTTCCAGCTGCTGGATAACCTTTTCCTTTTTCATCTTGATTTATATTTAATTTATCAATTAAAGGTTGAGCCATTTCATTAACTGCAGGCATATCTTCCATATCTATACCAAGAATTTCAAAACCTTGTCTTGTTGTTATATGAATTTGTCCATCTCCATATTTTGAAGATATTTCTGAAACTAACATTAGACATTCAGGATCTATGAATCCTCCTGGAACTCTAACTCTAAGTGCAGTTTTATATTTAGTTTTAGTTATTCTAAAAGCATTTTTCATTACTTTTTTAGTATTCAAATCTCTAATCATATTTTTCTCCAATCTACTAATCTACTAAATTTTTTGCAAATTCATAATCAAATACAGGTCCATCTAAACAAATATATGTTGCATCCATTTTACAATGTCCACATTTTCCTATACCACAGTGCATATTTCTTTCATAAGACACCCAGATATTTTTTTCTGCTACATTTAATTTTAAAAATTCTGCTACTGAAAATTTCATCATCATAGGAGGTCCAACAACAACTGCTGAAACATTTGATAAATCATTGAATTTTAATTCAGGAATATATTTTGTAACCAAACCAATATTTCCTTTGTAACCTTCTCAGCACCATCAACAGTTAAAACTACATCAAGTTTTTTACTCCATTCTTCTAAATCTTTTGCAAATAAAACATCTTTTGGAGATTTAAAACCTGCTATCAGCTTAAAAGATTTTACTTTTTCTGGATTATTATATACAAATTGTATTATCCCTCTAACTGGTGCTAAGGCACTTCCACCTACAACAATAACTAAATCTTTACCTACATATTCATTTAAGTCAAAACCATTTCCATAAGGACCTCTAATGAATAATTTATCTCCAATTTTATATTCAAATATTTCATTTGTTACTCTACCAACAGCACGAATAGTAAAATCTATATAATCTTCACCTATTCCTGAAACTGATATAGGACTTTCTCCGAATTTAGGTAAAGATATTTCATAAAATTGACCTGGTTTTGTTTTACTAGTATCAGCATTAACTCTAAAAGTCCACTCTATGTCTGTATGTTTTATAATATCAATAATTTTAGCTGGGCTAGGTATATAAGGATTATCACAATTACACATTTTTTACTCCTCTCTTTTTTCTTTCATTGCTTTAACAACTTTTTCATAAACTTCTGATATTAATTCTTCATTATCTTTTTCTCTCATAGCATGAGCAACTTTTTCATAAGCCTCAGATATTGAAATGTATTGTGGACACATATCATCACATCTTCCACAACCAACACACATATTTTCACCAAATCTTTTTTTATAGTCATGAATTTTATGTAAAGTTTTAAATCTCATTCTTTGTCCATGTTTTACTCTAAATGAATGACCTCCAGCAATATTTGTGTATCCATCTACTTGACAAGAAGCCCAAACTCTCCTTCTTTCTCCCATATTTTCATTTTCTTTATAATGTATGTCTTGCATTGAAAAACAAGTACAAGTAGGACAACTGTAATTACATCTACCACAAGCAATACATCTAGTGTCATACTCATCCCACATCTTATGATTCTGCATATACATAAAATCTACTTTTTCAGGTAAATCAACTTCAAATTCATTTTTAGTTACATAATCTATATCAAAATCTATCTCTCTTCCAGAAAAAACATTTAAATCTTCATTTCTAATTTCAAGTTGAATTTCATTCCCTCTTATATTCATTGCAGCATCATAATTATCAGCTTTATTTGTTCCCATGCTTACACAAAAACAATTTCTAAAAGTTTTTGTACAACCTACAACAACAAATTTTGTCTTTTTTCTAGTTCTAGTATAAAAGAAATCATTACTAGCTCCATTACCTAAATATATTTGGTCTATTCTTTTTACTGCATTCATATCACAAGCTCTTAAAAATACCAATCTTTCTCTAGTATCTTCTGCTGCAACCTTGTATTCATCTTCTGTAAAATAAAATAGAACTTCATTAACAGGTAATAATGCTTCTTTTGCTGGGAAATGAGATTTATCTTCCCAGTTCATTTCAGAAAAATTATTTACCTTTGCATATCTAACAACATCTGTGTCAGAATATGTCCCCCTCTTTTCAAAAGTTCTAGGAGCAAGTATCAAATATTTTTTTGATAATTCTTCTAAGCCCCTATCAAACTCTTCAATGCTTAATCTAAGTTTCATATCTTTTCCTCCACTTCTAAAACTTAAATGAATTTTAATTATAGTTTTTCTAGTTAATTTAAAAAATTTTATATATTTTTCAAAGTATTATAAATTTCGCTTATATATTATCATTTTGTTTATAAAAAAACTGTGATAATTATCACAGTTTTCAAAATTTTATTAATATTTTCAAAGTAATTCTTGACTTATTTCTTAAAGAATTGTCTTGCTTTTTCCATATCAATGTAAAACTTTCTATCTTTTAATAAAATGATAGCTTTATCATTTAATAATTTTATACTTCTTGATACAGTTTCTCTTTGACAACCTAACATCTTTGCAAGATAGGTTACTGTCAGATTTAGATTTATTAAAATAAATTTATCTTGTGGATTTTCTATTCCATATTGAGTTCCTAATCTATATAATTTAGCAGCTAGTTTTTTTTCTATATTTGTTGAAGTTGAATTTTTTAATTGTCTATATAGTCTTCTTATTCTTTTCTCCATAAATAGCATGCAATTTCTAGCTAAAATATAATCCTTAGACATAATTTTATCAAAAGTTTTTAAACCTATTTTAAGAATTTTTGCATCTTCAAAACCCCAACATTCTATACCAGAAGTATTTTTTCTCATCAATGGCTCGTTTATCATAGAACCACTATTTAATAGAAAAATAACTTTATTCTCTCCATTTTCATTTGACTTTACAAGACTTACATTTCCTGAAACTAAAAAATATACATAATCTAAAATTTGTCTATCTGAATAGAGTGCTTTATTTTTCTTCAATTCTATTATATCAGAATTATTTCTAATTTCATTGATAGAATTTATTGATATTCCTTTAAAAACTTCAATTTTTTCTATGTCACCATTTTTAGTTTTCATAATTTTTCCTCATTTAAACTTTATTTTATATTCATAGAATATTCCTTTTTTGAAGTATTGTCAATAATTGACAAAATAATAAATTTATTGTTAAAATATAGAGTATATCAATTATAGGAGAAAAAAATGCAAGAAGAAATAAAAGAACTCAATCCTTTAGCTTATAAACCAGTAGGAAAATTATTAAAATCATTAGCTATACCAGCAATTATTGCTAACCTAGTCAGTGCTCTTTACAATGTTGTCGATCAGATATTTATTGGACAAGGAATTGGATATTTAGGAAATGCTGCAACAAATATTGCTTTTCCAATTACAACTATATGTCTAGCAATAGGACTTACTTTAGGAATTGGAGGAGCTTCCAATTTTAACTTAGAATTAGGAAAAGGTTATCCAGAAAAGTCAAAACATACAGCTGGAACAGCAGCAAGTACATTAATTATTATAGGAATTATACTTTGTATTGTAGTTAGAATTTTTTTAGAACCTTTGATGATTGGCTTTGGAGCAACAGATAAAATTTTAGAATATTCAATGGAATATACAGGAATAACATCTTATGGAATACCATTTTTATTATTTTCAATAGGAGTTAATCCTTTAGTCAGAGCTGATGGGAATGCTAAATATTCTATGATTGCAATAGTTACAGGTGCAGTTTTAAATACAATTTTAGATCCATTGTTTATGTTCATGTTTCATTGGGGTATAGGAGGTGCTGCATGGGCAACTGTTATAAGTCAGATTGTATCAGCTCTATTGTTGTTTATATATTTTTCAAGATTTAAGTCAGTTAAATTTTCTTTAAACGATTTTATACCACAATTACACTATTTAAAAAGAATTATTTCATTAGGTTTTGCTTCTTTTATTTATCAATTTTCTAATATGATAGTTTTAGTTACAACTAATAATCTATTAAAAATTTATGGAAAAAATTCTATATATGGAAGTGATATACCAATAGCAGTTTTTGGAATTGTTATGAAGATAAATGTTATTTTTATTGCAATAGTTTTAGGACTTGTTCAAGGAGCTCAACCAATATTTGGCTTTAATTATGGAGCTAAAAATTATCACAGAGTTAGAGAAACTATGAGATTACTTTTAAAAGTTACATTTAGTATAGCAACTATTTTATTTATAGTATTTCAAGTTTTTCCTAAACAAATTATCTCTTTATTTGGAGAAGGAGATAAATTATATTTTGAATTTGCAACAAAATATATGAGAATATTCTTGGCTTTTATTTCTTTAAATTCAATACAAGTATCAATAGCAACATTTTTTCCTTCAATAGGAAAAGCTATAAAGCGAGCTATTGTATCTTTAACAAAACAACTAATAGTTTTATTTCCATTACTTCTAACATTACCAAAATTCTTTGGTGTTGAAGGAGTAATTTATGCAACACCTCTTACAGATTTAATAGCTTTTACTGTTGCAATTATTTTTTTAATAAATGAATTTAAATATATGCCAAAGGAATAAATTGATGCAGAGGGGGAAAATATGTCAAAAAGATACTATCCAATTACAGGTTTAATATGTAGAAGTACTATTCCAGTTCCTTTATATTCTAATATAGAAATTAAAATTATACCTAGAGAAGGGTGTAGAAAAGAAATAACTGATGCATTTAAAAATGCAACAGCTTTTATTGAAATAACAGAAATTAGAAATAATTTTATGATGTGTGATATTTTAAAAGAGGTTATAGCTATAATTTTTTTATCACATTCATTTAGTGTTAATTCCAATGACGATGAAGATGATAATCATTTTTTTAGATTAATTACACCTAAAATGAATTATTTTACCACTAAGATAGGTTCTGAAATTGTAGATACAGATTTTTCAAATAGAATACCCTATTTTAAATTTTCTGGTAAGGAATATCAAAATCCATTAATTCATATTTCTTTATTTTTAACAGATGATACTAACGATATTATCGGAGGTGCAAAAAAATCTTCTTTATATTTTTTTTTAAAAATTATTACTTATCTTTCAATTGAATCTGAATTAAATAAAAAAATAAGAAATTCATTAGTATTTATTTTTGAATTTATCTATAATAAAATTGATACTACTCTTTTTTTATATTCTTGTTTAATATTAGAAATATTATTATTAAAAGATAGTGAGGAAGGTAAGAAGAGTAAAGTTTCTAATAGAGCTACATCTCTTATATTTAAAGATTTAGATATCAAATTAAAAAAAGATTTAGCATTAAAAATACAAGAATTATATAAAAGAAGAAGTGAAATAGTACATGAAGGTAAAAAGTATATAGATTTTTATAATGAAATTGAATATGAGATTACTTTTGAGATAAATTTTGCTAAAAATTTATTCATAAGGCTAATTGAAATAATTATTATGGAAAATATTAAAAGTGTAGATGATATTATTAATTTAGCTAATTTACAATATAGTAGAGATAATTGTATGGAAGGTTATCTCTAAAAAGTTTGATTGTTGAATTAGAGAATAGGAATAGATAAAATTAGTATCTAAATTTTTTAAACTAAAATTTAGATACTAATAATCTAATCTATAATAGGCTTTTATAATATCTCATCAAGTATTGCTAGTGCCATAACAGCTTCTATTACTGGCAATACTCTTGGAACTATACAGGCATCATGTCTACCATTTATTTTTAAAATATCTTCTTTCATCTCTTTTATATTTACAGTTTTTTGTTCTAAACTTATAGATGAAGTAGGTTTTACTACAACAGAGAATACAAGTGGCATTCCAGTTGAAAGCCCTCCTAAAATTCCACCATTATTATTAGTTCTAGTCTTTATTTCATTATTTTCTAAATAATATAAATCATTAGCTTCTGAGCCTAAAATATTTGCAAAGTCAAAACCTATTCCAAAAGAAATTCCTTTTATAGCTGGAACAGAAAAAGCTAAATGAGAAATTTTACTTTCTAAACTATCAAAGAAAGGACTACCTAATCCAACAGGTAGATTAAAACAAGCACATTCTATCTCCCCACCAACTGAATTTCCAGATAATTTTATTTTTTCTAATAATTCTTTTGTCTTATCTTCTAAATCATTTTCTATAAATGGTAAAGAACTTTCTTTTAAATTTTCAAATTTATTCAAATCCATTTCTTTAAAATCTAAGAAAGTTTTATCTTTGATATCTAAAATTTTTTTTATATGAGAAAATATTTTAATTCCTTTTTCTTCTAAAATATCCATTGCAATAGCACCAGCAAAAGTTAAAGGCAAAGTTATTCTTCCAGAAAAATGTCCTCCACCTCTAACATCATTAAAACCTTTAAACTTTATACCAGCTGGATAATCAGCATGATTAGGTCTTAATAAATCTTTTAAATTTTCATAATCTTTTGAAATAGTATTTGTATTTTCAAATATTACACAAAGAGGAGCACCAGTTGTATAGCCATCTTTATATCCACTTAAAATTTTATACTCATCTTTTTCTTTTCTTGAAGTAGTAAAAGAAGATTTACCAGCTTTTCTTCTTTCAATAAATTTATTTATATTTTCTAAATTTAATTTTGTTCCAGCTTCTAAGCCATCTATAACTATTCCTATTGCTTCTCCATGAGATTCACCAAAAATAGATAATCTTATTTTATTACCCCAAGTATTCATAAATTTTTCCTCCTAGTGATAAGAAAACTTCCCAAAAGTTTGGATATGATTTTTTGATACAATTCAAATTATCTAAAATAATTTCTCCTTCATAACAAGTTGAAGCAATAGCTGCTGTCATAGCAATTCTATGATCTGAATGTGATGATAAAGATACAATTTCTTTATTATTATAAATAAAGTTTTTTCTTGAATTAATTAAAATACTATCTTCTTTTTCTATTAAATCAAAGCCTAATTTTGATAATTCTTGAACAGTTGCATTCAATCTATCACTTTCTTTTATTCTTAATCTTGCTATATTTATAATTTCAATTTCTTTTTTTGAAATGCAAGCCTTTAAAGATAAAATAGGTATTATATCTGGTGTTTCAGAACCATCTAATATCAACTTTTCATTTTTAGTCCAATTATCAATCTCAGAAATGAAATCAATAATTTTTTTATCACCTTGTAATGAATTAGAATTTAATCCATTTATTTTAATATTTGAGCCAATAGAGTTTGCAACTAAAAAGAAAGCTACTTGAGAATAATCAGCCTCAACTTCATAATTTCCTGACTTATAAGTCTGATTACCTTCTATTATAAACTCTTGGTACGAATTATTAATAATCTTTATTCCAAATTTATTTAGACAATCCAATGTGATATCAATATAACTTGATGATTCTAACTTACCTTTTATTATAATTTTAGAATTTTCATTTAATAAAGGCAATGAAAATAGTAAGCCTGTTATAAATTGAGAGCTTATATTTCCATCAATTTCATATTCTCCACTTTTTAATACGCCATCTAATAAAATTTCATTTTCATTTGTATATGAATATTTTATTTGATATTTATCAAAGTTTTCAAAGTAAGGACTTAAAGGTCTTTTAAATAATTTTCCTTTACCCTTAAATAAAACTTTATTTTCTTTTACTATTGATAGAGGAAATAAAAATCTAAGAGTTGAACCTGACTCATTACAATCAATTTCACTACCTTTATTTAAATATTCTTTATCAAAGGTTTTAGTTCCATCAATTAAAAGACAATTATCTTTTTCTTCAATCTTAGCTCCTAATTTCTTCATAGCTTCAATAGTTGCTACTATATCATCAGAATAAGAAATATTTTCTATTTTAGATATGCCTTTTGCCAAGGAACTAGCAATGATGTATCTATGTAATATACTTTTTGATGGTGGAGGACTAACCTCACCAACTAATTTATTTGCTTTTATAATTTTTTTATTCATATCTCTCACTTATTTCTTTATAGAAAATTTTTCAGTTAAAATTTCTTTTATTAATAATATAAATCTTACTTGTTTAGCCATAAAAAGTGGAATTACAATTTGTTTTCTATCATTGGTAATCATATCAATAACTGTTAAGACTTTTTTTCCTAGTTTCATTTCTTTTAAAGTTGCAGTTTGTACATTATCAAATTCTAAATTTAACTTTCCAAATTTTAAATTTTTTGCTTCAGTATCTACAATATAAGAATATGTTAAAACTGTTTTTAATTGTTTTAAGCCTATTCCAAGAAAAATTATTCCAATAAGTAAAAAATACCATTTGTGATAAATAGTATATGAATAAACTTCAAATAAGCCTATAAGGATAAGTGGAATAGCAATACCATAACCTACTAAACTTTTAGTTCCATTTAAATTAAACTTTTCAATTTTTTCAATATTCTCAATTTTTTCTTCTTCAATTATCTTAACTAAATCTTCATAAAATAACATAGAAACTCCTTTTATTACCAAGTTATTAAATATAAAAATAAGAGAGTTACATTTTAGTAACAAACTATTTTTAATTTATTATTTGTAG from Fusobacterium hwasookii encodes the following:
- a CDS encoding HD family phosphohydrolase; the protein is MKKFTIFGFKFLFDIKKKDSSDEEKYSDVYFLKEKVFYLILALFLITISSKIPILFRNNNYMIGDVVKSDIYSPKTIVFRDKIGKDKIIQDMIDRLDKDYIYSSDAADIYKEEFDNFHKEIIAIKKGNLKSFDYSGFERKTGKVMPENIINKLLEEDEEKIDDMFSKLAVQLENAYKAGIYKEKNSIRISEPAKTDIEALEPFEKEIINNFLIPNYIYDEAKTKNTINEKVSQIHDQYIEIKAGTLIAKTGEILTARKIDILDKLGIYNYKMSIFIIALNLIFLLVISSIFNVVIVKFYSREILEKNKYKSIMLLTIGTLLVFRLVPNSMIYILPLDTMLLLLLFIVKPRFSVFLTMIVISFMLPITDYDLKYFTIQSIAVFATGFLSKNISTRSSVIAIGIQLAILKILLYLILSFFSVEESYGVALNTIQIFISGLFSGMFAIALLPYFERTFNILTVFKLMELADLSHPLLRKLSIEAPGTFQHSMMVATLSENAVIEIGGDPIFTRVACYYHDIGKTKRPQYYVENQSDGKNLHNDISPFMSKMIILAHTREGAEMGKKYKIPKEIRNIMFEHQGTTLLAYFYNKAKEIDQNVPEEEFRYSGPKPQTKEPAVILLADSIEAAVRSLDVKDPVKVEQMVRKIVDSKIRDNQLSDANITFKEVEIIVNSFLKTFGAIYHERIKYPGQK
- the ybeY gene encoding rRNA maturation RNase YbeY; the encoded protein is MELIIDFSSDLQNEKYDMFIDTLYENNHLENYIKKVLEIEEIESDRPLYLSLLLTNNENIQIINREYRDKDAPTDVISFAYHETEDFNVGPYDTLGDIIISLERVEEQSSEYNHSFEREFYYVLTHGILHILGYDHIEEEDKKIMREREEAILSSFGYTRDK
- the asrC gene encoding sulfite reductase subunit C, encoding MIRDLNTKKVMKNAFRITKTKYKTALRVRVPGGFIDPECLMLVSEISSKYGDGQIHITTRQGFEILGIDMEDMPAVNEMAQPLIDKLNINQDEKGKGYPAAGTRNVSACIGNKVCPKAQYNTTEFARRIEKAIFPNDLHFKVALTGCPNDCIKARMHDFGIIGTCLPEYEMDRCVACNACVKKCKKISVEALRMENNKIIRDENKCIGCGECVINCSMSAWTRSPKKYYKLMIMGRTGKKNPRLAEDWLRWVDEDSIVKIIENTYQYVKEYIAKDAPNGKEHIGYIVDRTGFHEFRKWALKDVNLPKETVEKENIYWSGPKYDY
- the asrA gene encoding anaerobic sulfite reductase subunit AsrA, whose amino-acid sequence is MKLRLSIEEFDRGLEELSKKYLILAPRTFEKRGTYSDTDVVRYAKVNNFSEMNWEDKSHFPAKEALLPVNEVLFYFTEDEYKVAAEDTRERLVFLRACDMNAVKRIDQIYLGNGASNDFFYTRTRKKTKFVVVGCTKTFRNCFCVSMGTNKADNYDAAMNIRGNEIQLEIRNEDLNVFSGREIDFDIDYVTKNEFEVDLPEKVDFMYMQNHKMWDEYDTRCIACGRCNYSCPTCTCFSMQDIHYKENENMGERRRVWASCQVDGYTNIAGGHSFRVKHGQRMRFKTLHKIHDYKKRFGENMCVGCGRCDDMCPQYISISEAYEKVAHAMREKDNEELISEVYEKVVKAMKEKREE
- a CDS encoding Crp/Fnr family transcriptional regulator — its product is MKTKNGDIEKIEVFKGISINSINEIRNNSDIIELKKNKALYSDRQILDYVYFLVSGNVSLVKSNENGENKVIFLLNSGSMINEPLMRKNTSGIECWGFEDAKILKIGLKTFDKIMSKDYILARNCMLFMEKRIRRLYRQLKNSTSTNIEKKLAAKLYRLGTQYGIENPQDKFILINLNLTVTYLAKMLGCQRETVSRSIKLLNDKAIILLKDRKFYIDMEKARQFFKK
- a CDS encoding MATE family efflux transporter, yielding MQEEIKELNPLAYKPVGKLLKSLAIPAIIANLVSALYNVVDQIFIGQGIGYLGNAATNIAFPITTICLAIGLTLGIGGASNFNLELGKGYPEKSKHTAGTAASTLIIIGIILCIVVRIFLEPLMIGFGATDKILEYSMEYTGITSYGIPFLLFSIGVNPLVRADGNAKYSMIAIVTGAVLNTILDPLFMFMFHWGIGGAAWATVISQIVSALLLFIYFSRFKSVKFSLNDFIPQLHYLKRIISLGFASFIYQFSNMIVLVTTNNLLKIYGKNSIYGSDIPIAVFGIVMKINVIFIAIVLGLVQGAQPIFGFNYGAKNYHRVRETMRLLLKVTFSIATILFIVFQVFPKQIISLFGEGDKLYFEFATKYMRIFLAFISLNSIQVSIATFFPSIGKAIKRAIVSLTKQLIVLFPLLLTLPKFFGVEGVIYATPLTDLIAFTVAIIFLINEFKYMPKE
- a CDS encoding HEPN domain-containing protein, with protein sequence MSKRYYPITGLICRSTIPVPLYSNIEIKIIPREGCRKEITDAFKNATAFIEITEIRNNFMMCDILKEVIAIIFLSHSFSVNSNDDEDDNHFFRLITPKMNYFTTKIGSEIVDTDFSNRIPYFKFSGKEYQNPLIHISLFLTDDTNDIIGGAKKSSLYFFLKIITYLSIESELNKKIRNSLVFIFEFIYNKIDTTLFLYSCLILEILLLKDSEEGKKSKVSNRATSLIFKDLDIKLKKDLALKIQELYKRRSEIVHEGKKYIDFYNEIEYEITFEINFAKNLFIRLIEIIIMENIKSVDDIINLANLQYSRDNCMEGYL
- the aroC gene encoding chorismate synthase — its product is MNTWGNKIRLSIFGESHGEAIGIVIDGLEAGTKLNLENINKFIERRKAGKSSFTTSRKEKDEYKILSGYKDGYTTGAPLCVIFENTNTISKDYENLKDLLRPNHADYPAGIKFKGFNDVRGGGHFSGRITLPLTFAGAIAMDILEEKGIKIFSHIKKILDIKDKTFLDFKEMDLNKFENLKESSLPFIENDLEDKTKELLEKIKLSGNSVGGEIECACFNLPVGLGSPFFDSLESKISHLAFSVPAIKGISFGIGFDFANILGSEANDLYYLENNEIKTRTNNNGGILGGLSTGMPLVFSVVVKPTSSISLEQKTVNIKEMKEDILKINGRHDACIVPRVLPVIEAVMALAILDEIL
- the aroA gene encoding 3-phosphoshikimate 1-carboxyvinyltransferase; this encodes MNKKIIKANKLVGEVSPPPSKSILHRYIIASSLAKGISKIENISYSDDIVATIEAMKKLGAKIEEKDNCLLIDGTKTFDKEYLNKGSEIDCNESGSTLRFLFPLSIVKENKVLFKGKGKLFKRPLSPYFENFDKYQIKYSYTNENEILLDGVLKSGEYEIDGNISSQFITGLLFSLPLLNENSKIIIKGKLESSSYIDITLDCLNKFGIKIINNSYQEFIIEGNQTYKSGNYEVEADYSQVAFFLVANSIGSNIKINGLNSNSLQGDKKIIDFISEIDNWTKNEKLILDGSETPDIIPILSLKACISKKEIEIINIARLRIKESDRLNATVQELSKLGFDLIEKEDSILINSRKNFIYNNKEIVSLSSHSDHRIAMTAAIASTCYEGEIILDNLNCIKKSYPNFWEVFLSLGGKIYEYLG